One Chitinophagaceae bacterium C216 genomic window carries:
- the gfo gene encoding Glucose--fructose oxidoreductase — MKSRRTFLKQMGVVSAGLPLVGPQLFSFNPQQSPANEKVLRVALMGLGGYAKRVAEAMKDCKRAKVTGLISGTPEKLKEWGALYNVPEKNRYNYQNFDSIKNNPDIDAVYVITPNSLHHNHTIRAARAGKHVICEKPMAISVKEGQEMVEACKKAGVHLLVGYRMRFEPHTLEAVRMRKEGELGAIKFFQGLSGFRIGNPNQWRLNKELAGGGALMDIGIYAINGCRYMVGEEPIWVTAQETKTDPVKFKAGVDETILFQFGFKSGATASCLSTYNMNYLDRFFLNGERGFIEMQPATGYGPIRARSNKGEINAPVVVHQTVQIDEMAAIILDGKKPEIPVDGEVGLQDLRIIEAIYKAVETGKKIPL, encoded by the coding sequence ATGAAATCAAGACGAACATTTCTTAAACAAATGGGTGTTGTCTCTGCAGGTTTACCATTAGTAGGCCCGCAGTTATTTTCCTTCAATCCACAACAATCACCCGCAAATGAAAAAGTATTGCGTGTAGCACTAATGGGGCTTGGAGGATACGCAAAGCGTGTTGCAGAGGCCATGAAAGATTGTAAAAGAGCAAAAGTAACAGGCCTCATCAGTGGAACTCCTGAAAAACTGAAAGAATGGGGAGCACTATATAACGTTCCTGAAAAAAATCGATACAATTATCAAAACTTCGACTCCATTAAAAATAATCCCGATATAGATGCTGTGTATGTGATTACTCCCAATTCCTTACACCATAACCACACTATAAGAGCAGCCCGCGCAGGCAAGCATGTGATCTGCGAAAAGCCCATGGCGATTAGTGTAAAGGAAGGGCAAGAAATGGTGGAAGCATGTAAAAAAGCCGGTGTGCATTTGCTGGTAGGATACCGTATGCGTTTTGAACCGCACACTCTTGAAGCGGTACGTATGAGAAAAGAGGGCGAACTAGGCGCTATTAAATTCTTTCAAGGACTTAGTGGTTTTCGCATAGGCAATCCTAACCAATGGCGTCTTAATAAAGAACTGGCAGGTGGTGGAGCATTGATGGATATCGGCATCTATGCGATAAACGGCTGTCGCTATATGGTAGGTGAAGAGCCTATCTGGGTTACTGCACAGGAAACGAAAACCGATCCTGTGAAATTTAAAGCAGGAGTGGACGAAACGATATTGTTCCAGTTCGGCTTCAAGAGTGGCGCCACAGCCTCATGCCTTTCCACATATAATATGAATTATCTGGACCGATTCTTCCTCAACGGAGAAAGAGGGTTTATTGAAATGCAGCCTGCAACCGGGTATGGCCCCATTAGAGCGCGTTCTAATAAAGGTGAAATTAATGCACCCGTTGTAGTGCATCAGACCGTCCAAATAGATGAAATGGCCGCTATCATACTTGATGGCAAAAAGCCCGAGATCCCTGTAGACGGAGAAGTGGGCCTTCAAGACTTAAGAATTATCGAAGCGATTTACAAAGCTGTCGAAACCGGGAAGAAGATCCCTCTTTAA
- the amiB gene encoding N-acetylmuramoyl-L-alanine amidase AmiB yields MRFFGYCLGPLLCFLVSCIFVSAQNPSNRSSVNTIIIDAGHGGTDVGARGTITNEATITLAVAKKLVKAMREEFPNIKILETRPTEAFPGNTTNSVAANRYRAEFANANNGDLFISLHCNAAGKKPGGWYAQKVVGREARTRYVKKGKKRVKQTYYVNKYANVWVENTARGTETYIWAVNKNDQKVSSIGQVSQDNNEEGDYYNEETEDTGADTLALPDPNDPAERARMLIYAQHYFRKSYALATLVEKEFVASGRVSRGVQQRNHKGIWVLQATGMPSILVEMGFISNNDEQAYMMSEEGQNTIVQCIINAVKTYIEKYG; encoded by the coding sequence ATGAGGTTTTTTGGATATTGTTTAGGCCCACTTTTATGTTTTTTGGTTTCTTGCATCTTCGTAAGCGCGCAGAACCCCTCTAACAGGTCTTCTGTAAATACCATCATTATTGATGCAGGGCATGGAGGCACGGATGTAGGTGCCAGAGGTACCATTACCAACGAAGCCACCATTACGCTAGCAGTGGCTAAAAAGCTGGTTAAAGCTATGAGGGAAGAATTCCCCAATATTAAGATACTGGAAACCCGTCCTACGGAGGCATTCCCAGGAAATACTACCAATTCTGTTGCTGCCAATCGCTACCGTGCCGAATTTGCAAATGCCAATAATGGAGATCTGTTTATTTCTCTTCACTGCAATGCTGCAGGAAAAAAGCCGGGAGGTTGGTATGCACAAAAAGTGGTGGGCAGAGAAGCGCGGACCCGATATGTCAAAAAGGGTAAAAAAAGGGTGAAACAAACCTATTATGTAAACAAATATGCAAATGTGTGGGTGGAAAATACAGCTCGTGGTACTGAAACCTATATTTGGGCTGTCAATAAAAACGATCAGAAAGTTTCTTCCATCGGACAAGTAAGTCAGGATAACAACGAGGAAGGAGATTACTACAATGAAGAAACGGAGGATACAGGGGCGGATACTTTAGCGTTGCCCGATCCCAACGATCCCGCAGAAAGAGCGCGGATGCTGATTTACGCCCAACATTATTTTAGAAAAAGTTATGCCTTGGCCACCCTGGTAGAAAAAGAATTCGTGGCCAGTGGCCGTGTGAGTAGAGGGGTGCAACAGCGTAATCATAAGGGTATCTGGGTATTACAAGCTACCGGCATGCCCAGTATTCTGGTCGAAATGGGATTTATTAGCAATAATGATGAGCAAGCCTATATGATGAGTGAAGAGGGACAGAATACCATCGTACAGTGCATTATCAATGCAGTAAAGACTTATATCGAAAAATATGGCTAA
- the nagA_2 gene encoding Alpha-N-acetylgalactosaminidase has product MKRKDFVKSTGVVMAGLSVMPANSVFSIIGKPQAGLKTALIGVGARGITHLDLLLRRNDVDVVAVCDIDPKMIEKSKQLVAKAGKKQPQYFTEGVDAWRKMLELKGIEVIIISTPWELHKPMIIESLEAGIKYVGTEVVLGITLQDHWDVVKAAEKYKGHVMMLENVCYRRDVMAVLNMVRQGIFGELIHLQGGYQHDLRGVKFNDGKTPYGKGAEFGPVDGYSESRWRTDHSVHRNGDLYPTHGIGPIAHYININRGNRFISLNSFASKARGLHNYIVEVGGPNHKNAKVQFKLGDVVTTQIACANGETILLQHDTNLPRPYSLGFRVQGTKGLWMDVAKSIYVEGKSQSHKWDEAKKWLDEYDHPLWKKYSQDAAGAGHGGMDWFVINSFIESAKRKVPTQMDVYDAAAWSAITPLSEMSIALGNETVEFPDFTGGEWMYRKPVFALNDDF; this is encoded by the coding sequence ATGAAAAGAAAAGACTTCGTTAAAAGCACTGGGGTGGTCATGGCAGGACTTTCTGTAATGCCCGCTAACAGTGTGTTTAGTATAATCGGAAAACCACAGGCGGGTTTAAAAACTGCTTTAATTGGTGTTGGCGCCAGAGGGATTACACACCTCGATCTACTGCTCCGCAGGAATGATGTGGATGTAGTGGCTGTGTGTGATATCGATCCAAAAATGATTGAAAAATCTAAGCAGCTGGTTGCTAAAGCAGGAAAAAAGCAACCGCAGTATTTTACAGAGGGAGTGGATGCTTGGAGGAAGATGCTAGAGTTGAAGGGTATTGAAGTCATCATCATATCTACTCCCTGGGAGCTTCATAAGCCTATGATTATAGAGTCTCTGGAAGCCGGTATTAAATATGTAGGTACCGAAGTAGTATTGGGTATTACTTTACAGGATCACTGGGATGTTGTAAAGGCAGCAGAAAAGTATAAAGGTCATGTGATGATGCTGGAGAATGTATGTTATCGGCGCGATGTGATGGCGGTGCTAAACATGGTGCGTCAGGGTATTTTTGGTGAGCTGATTCACTTACAAGGAGGCTATCAGCATGATTTGCGGGGAGTGAAATTCAACGACGGCAAAACCCCTTACGGTAAAGGTGCTGAGTTTGGCCCTGTGGATGGTTACTCAGAGTCCAGATGGAGAACAGATCATTCTGTACATCGCAATGGAGATTTGTACCCAACTCATGGCATCGGTCCTATTGCTCACTACATCAATATTAATAGAGGGAACCGTTTTATTTCGTTGAACTCTTTTGCATCTAAAGCAAGAGGCTTGCATAATTATATTGTAGAAGTAGGCGGTCCTAACCATAAAAACGCTAAGGTGCAGTTTAAACTGGGTGATGTGGTTACCACCCAGATTGCTTGTGCCAATGGCGAAACCATTCTACTACAACATGATACCAACTTACCCCGTCCTTATTCGCTGGGTTTCAGAGTGCAGGGCACCAAAGGATTATGGATGGATGTAGCAAAAAGCATTTATGTGGAAGGTAAGTCCCAATCTCATAAATGGGATGAAGCTAAAAAATGGCTGGACGAATACGACCATCCTTTATGGAAAAAATATAGCCAGGATGCTGCGGGAGCAGGACATGGAGGCATGGACTGGTTTGTTATAAATTCGTTCATTGAATCGGCCAAGCGTAAAGTGCCCACTCAAATGGATGTGTATGATGCAGCGGCTTGGAGTGCTATCACACCTTTAAGTGAAATGTCCATTGCTCTGGGTAATGAGACGGTGGAATTCCCAGACTTTACGGGCGGAGAGTGGATGTATCGCAAACCGGTATTTGCACTCAATGACGATTTCTAA
- the yfiC gene encoding tRNA1(Val) (adenine(37)-N6)-methyltransferase — MANPYFQFKQFTVYHDRCSMKVTTDACLFGAWVAHELHAASSPKYEILDIGSGSGLLSLMLAQSINGHIEGIELQDSDYLQSLENVAQSPYAERIQIFKGDALTFPYAKKYDVVISNPPFYEKDLRSDSSGKNIAHHDDGLKLDALVKLIQKVLQPSGTFYLLFPAKRIQEIKREIAISHLCINKMVSVRQTEKHTHFRFLLKGSFYETPLQQEEIVIKTDNNYTDAFVRLLQPYYLYL, encoded by the coding sequence TTGGCCAATCCTTATTTTCAGTTTAAGCAATTTACCGTATATCACGATCGGTGTAGTATGAAGGTTACTACAGATGCCTGTTTATTTGGCGCGTGGGTAGCTCATGAGCTTCATGCTGCTTCTAGCCCAAAATATGAGATCTTAGACATAGGTAGTGGCAGTGGCTTACTAAGTTTGATGTTGGCTCAATCTATAAATGGCCATATAGAAGGAATAGAATTGCAAGACTCGGATTATCTTCAATCTTTGGAGAATGTTGCTCAATCGCCCTATGCAGAGCGAATACAGATTTTTAAGGGTGATGCGCTTACTTTTCCGTATGCGAAAAAGTATGATGTAGTGATCAGTAATCCTCCTTTCTATGAAAAGGACCTGAGAAGCGATAGCAGTGGTAAAAATATTGCGCATCATGACGACGGTCTGAAACTTGATGCGCTTGTAAAGCTGATACAGAAAGTGCTGCAACCCAGTGGTACATTTTATTTGTTATTCCCTGCTAAACGTATTCAGGAAATAAAACGGGAAATAGCGATAAGCCATTTATGCATCAATAAAATGGTATCTGTTAGGCAAACAGAAAAACACACGCACTTCCGGTTCCTGCTAAAAGGCTCTTTTTATGAAACACCCTTACAGCAGGAGGAAATAGTCATTAAAACTGATAATAATTATACTGACGCGTTCGTACGTTTGTTACAGCCTTATTATTTGTATTTGTGA
- the rbn_2 gene encoding Ribonuclease BN: MSYPQLQITFLGTGTSSGVPMIGCKCEVCTSSDPRDKRLRSSILIESPTTTIVIDTGPDFRQQMLTHDVTKLDAVLITHSHKDHIAGLDEVRAYNFFQQKPMDVYGSVQSLDRIKTEFDYAFTEVKYAGVPSINLHPIQENESFTIGDLHIIPIPVWHLHMPVLGFRLGDFTYITDANRIDDASKDKIQGSKILVINALRHQKHISHFTLQEAIAIADELGVSDTYFIHMSHQLGTHDAITRILPPGKHLSYDGLQLKIY; this comes from the coding sequence TTGTCATATCCTCAATTACAAATCACGTTTTTGGGTACGGGTACCAGTTCGGGTGTCCCGATGATAGGTTGTAAATGTGAGGTATGTACCTCTTCAGATCCCAGAGATAAACGCCTACGATCTAGTATTCTAATAGAATCCCCTACTACTACTATTGTTATTGATACCGGTCCCGATTTCAGACAGCAAATGCTTACTCACGACGTCACGAAGCTAGACGCCGTGTTGATTACACACTCGCATAAAGATCATATCGCAGGATTAGATGAAGTGCGTGCATACAATTTCTTTCAACAGAAGCCGATGGATGTTTATGGCAGTGTCCAAAGCCTAGATAGAATCAAAACCGAATTTGATTATGCTTTTACGGAGGTAAAATATGCCGGTGTGCCCTCCATCAATCTGCATCCTATTCAGGAAAACGAAAGTTTTACTATTGGCGATCTGCACATTATTCCTATTCCTGTGTGGCATCTGCATATGCCCGTCCTAGGGTTTAGACTAGGCGATTTTACCTATATTACCGATGCCAACCGTATCGACGATGCCTCCAAAGATAAAATACAAGGTAGTAAGATACTGGTAATCAATGCGCTACGTCACCAAAAACATATATCCCACTTTACTCTACAGGAAGCGATAGCAATTGCTGATGAACTGGGTGTATCCGACACTTATTTTATCCACATGTCGCATCAGTTGGGCACCCACGATGCAATAACACGTATACTCCCTCCGGGCAAACATCTCTCATATGACGGCTTACAACTAAAAATATACTAA
- the lptD_1 gene encoding LPS-assembly protein LptD, translating to MLGCVVASSATLRTRKTAPVIVTLPLQDTIIIIRANTFSLQKDNDSSDLLIVEGNVLAKQGTSIFRADKAIKNNRLNTFEAWGRVHITDADTTHIYADHLKYFGTTQVAHLDGNVKLTDGRVILTTPSLKYDMTTNIGIYNKGGKVVNEKTVITSTEGEYYRDLQDVFFKKNVLVKDPAYEITTDSLQYNTGTRIATFLTQTHIVDSARRTIDTKEGYYNLNTNQAEFRQRPFINDDNKFTLNADVVYLDDNIARAEGNAVAVDSTRGTIIIANLIFQNRLNEAVLATQKPVMIVKQDSDSLYVAADTLFSAKLSDLFEEQVVTPAELPDTDAPTVEKDDSLSVPAITPTVMEQIAAVAPAADSVNMPVINEMDSSIVDDAKANILTQELADSTEIATTLLQADTVIPQRVLPAQNVNTPSKDVNKVAVKKDAATISTTFEKPKTTVNDSTDRYFEAFHNVRIYSDSMQAVSDSLFYSFKDSIFRLYKDPVVWGKESQITGDTILLHTKNKKPHWMEAFKNGFIVSYVGSEAYNQVKSSRIDAYFVDGSLDSVRAKGSAESIYYIQDDDSAFSAVNHSTGDIIDSYFNEKQLHKVVFRGNVKGTIYPIQQKKPGEMKLEGFIWKEALRPKTKFELFE from the coding sequence TTGCTGGGTTGTGTAGTAGCTTCCAGCGCTACACTGAGAACCCGCAAGACAGCTCCTGTTATTGTTACTTTACCACTACAGGATACCATCATTATTATACGGGCGAATACTTTTTCCTTGCAAAAAGATAATGACAGCAGCGATTTACTGATTGTAGAGGGTAATGTGCTGGCTAAACAAGGCACTTCGATCTTTAGAGCAGATAAGGCCATAAAAAATAATCGACTGAATACTTTTGAGGCGTGGGGACGTGTGCATATCACTGATGCTGATACCACACATATTTATGCCGACCATTTAAAATATTTTGGCACTACACAGGTGGCTCATTTGGATGGTAATGTAAAACTCACCGACGGCCGCGTGATACTTACTACTCCCAGTCTTAAATATGATATGACCACCAATATAGGCATATATAACAAGGGTGGTAAAGTAGTGAATGAGAAAACCGTCATTACCAGTACCGAGGGCGAATACTACCGGGATTTGCAGGATGTTTTCTTTAAGAAAAATGTATTGGTTAAAGATCCTGCATACGAAATCACTACAGATTCTCTTCAATACAATACCGGTACCCGCATTGCAACCTTTCTTACGCAGACACATATTGTAGACTCGGCACGCCGTACTATTGATACTAAGGAGGGCTACTATAATCTGAATACGAATCAGGCTGAATTCCGTCAGCGGCCTTTTATCAATGATGATAATAAATTTACATTGAACGCTGATGTGGTATATCTTGATGACAATATCGCTCGAGCTGAAGGGAATGCGGTGGCGGTAGATTCTACGCGTGGTACGATTATTATTGCCAATCTTATTTTTCAAAACAGGCTGAATGAAGCGGTCTTGGCCACTCAAAAACCTGTGATGATCGTTAAACAGGATAGTGATTCATTGTACGTGGCAGCAGATACTTTGTTTAGCGCCAAGCTGAGCGACTTGTTTGAAGAACAGGTTGTAACACCCGCAGAGCTTCCCGATACCGATGCCCCAACTGTAGAAAAAGATGATAGCTTATCCGTTCCAGCAATAACACCTACGGTTATGGAGCAAATTGCCGCAGTAGCTCCTGCAGCAGATTCGGTAAATATGCCTGTTATAAACGAAATGGACAGCTCGATAGTGGATGATGCAAAAGCAAACATACTTACACAGGAATTGGCAGACAGTACAGAAATAGCAACTACCTTGTTACAGGCCGATACAGTAATCCCTCAGCGTGTCTTGCCTGCTCAAAATGTCAATACACCTTCAAAGGATGTCAATAAGGTAGCGGTGAAAAAAGATGCCGCAACCATTTCCACTACATTTGAGAAGCCTAAAACCACTGTAAACGATAGTACAGACCGATATTTTGAAGCTTTTCATAATGTGCGGATTTACTCCGATTCGATGCAGGCGGTGTCCGACAGTTTGTTTTATTCATTTAAAGATTCTATATTCAGATTATATAAAGATCCGGTGGTATGGGGAAAGGAAAGTCAAATTACGGGCGATACCATTTTATTGCACACGAAAAATAAGAAACCTCACTGGATGGAAGCATTTAAAAATGGATTTATCGTGAGCTATGTGGGTAGTGAAGCGTATAATCAGGTGAAATCCTCTCGTATTGATGCTTATTTTGTAGATGGTTCGTTGGACTCAGTCAGGGCTAAAGGATCGGCAGAATCGATTTATTATATACAAGACGATGATAGTGCTTTTTCTGCCGTTAACCATTCTACTGGTGATATTATCGACAGTTATTTTAATGAAAAGCAGTTGCACAAGGTAGTATTCAGAGGAAACGTTAAAGGCACGATTTATCCCATACAGCAAAAAAAGCCGGGCGAAATGAAGCTGGAAGGATTTATTTGGAAAGAAGCACTAAGGCCAAAAACCAAGTTTGAATTATTCGAATAA
- the cmk gene encoding Cytidylate kinase, with translation MSEKKIVIAIDGLSSCGKSTIARQLAKELNYLYVDSGAMYRAITLYFLRNNIDFNNKEQILNALDGMDLDFRLNEQTGKVEMFMNNENVEYLIREMIVADKVSEVAAIPEVREFAVKQQQKMGAKKGIIMDGRDIGTTVFPDAELKLFVTADNAVRVERRFKELYQKNPNITIEEVAHNIEMRDYIDANREVSPLRKASDAIEIDTTNLTPEEQLQKVLKIAQNVINN, from the coding sequence ATGAGCGAGAAAAAAATTGTCATTGCGATTGATGGCTTGTCCAGTTGTGGGAAAAGTACCATTGCCCGCCAGCTGGCCAAAGAGCTCAACTATCTGTATGTAGATAGTGGTGCCATGTATCGTGCCATTACATTATATTTTCTGAGAAACAACATCGATTTTAATAATAAAGAACAAATACTCAATGCTCTTGACGGAATGGATCTGGACTTCAGACTAAATGAGCAAACCGGAAAAGTAGAAATGTTCATGAATAACGAAAACGTGGAGTATTTGATCCGGGAAATGATTGTTGCTGACAAAGTAAGTGAAGTAGCAGCCATTCCTGAAGTACGCGAGTTCGCCGTAAAACAGCAGCAAAAAATGGGGGCTAAAAAAGGAATTATCATGGACGGGCGAGATATCGGCACTACCGTTTTCCCTGATGCAGAACTTAAATTATTTGTTACTGCGGATAATGCGGTACGCGTAGAAAGAAGATTTAAGGAACTATATCAAAAAAATCCTAACATCACTATTGAAGAGGTAGCTCATAATATTGAAATGCGCGACTACATTGATGCCAATCGTGAAGTAAGTCCGCTAAGAAAAGCCAGCGATGCCATTGAAATTGATACTACAAATCTCACACCCGAAGAACAATTACAAAAAGTGTTGAAGATTGCTCAAAATGTTATCAATAACTAA
- the macB_2 gene encoding Macrolide export ATP-binding/permease protein MacB: MRSILEILGNSFVIALQELLKNKLRTFLSLFGVTIGIFCIIGVLATVNSLKRNIQNEIKQMGSNIIFIDKWVWGGGPDYPWWKFANRPYPKYHELKQIKERSPSTQYAAFFYDVTDNLEFSGSLLNGVKVYGVTEEYNDIQKLTFDYGRYISDAEFHFGTNVAVIGHEVATKLFVDPELALNKQIKVKGKQVKVIGVIKKQGKQLTGGWEFDRCMIIPYHYAKTIYLERYSDPKIMVKGYEHITSTVLKDELEGVMRSIHKLRPTQESDFALNDLNDFSKDVEAAFAGLNIGGAIIGGISLIVGLFGVANIMFVTVKERTPQIGLKKALGAKNHIILTEFLLESAFLCVIGGLIGLILVAVLAIILSKALEFPVYVSVANMVWTFIICVLVGVVAGIIPAMQAAKMNPVVAIRS; encoded by the coding sequence GTGCGCAGCATTTTAGAGATATTAGGTAATAGCTTTGTAATAGCGTTGCAGGAGCTGTTAAAGAACAAGCTACGTACCTTTTTAAGTTTGTTCGGTGTCACCATAGGTATTTTCTGTATTATTGGCGTACTGGCCACTGTAAATAGTCTCAAGCGAAATATTCAAAATGAGATTAAGCAGATGGGCAGTAATATTATCTTCATAGATAAATGGGTTTGGGGTGGTGGTCCTGATTATCCTTGGTGGAAGTTTGCCAACAGACCTTATCCAAAGTATCATGAGCTGAAGCAGATAAAAGAAAGATCTCCCTCTACACAATACGCAGCTTTCTTTTATGATGTTACCGATAATCTTGAATTTTCGGGGTCTTTGCTCAATGGTGTAAAAGTATATGGCGTAACTGAAGAGTATAATGATATTCAGAAACTGACTTTCGATTACGGAAGATATATATCTGATGCAGAATTTCATTTCGGCACCAATGTAGCTGTAATTGGTCATGAAGTAGCCACTAAACTTTTTGTCGATCCTGAGCTTGCATTAAACAAGCAGATTAAAGTTAAAGGAAAGCAAGTGAAGGTTATAGGGGTAATTAAGAAGCAAGGTAAACAGCTTACCGGAGGGTGGGAGTTCGATCGATGCATGATTATCCCTTATCATTACGCCAAGACCATCTACCTAGAGCGATATTCTGACCCCAAAATCATGGTAAAAGGGTATGAACATATTACCAGTACGGTGCTTAAGGACGAGCTGGAAGGAGTGATGCGGAGCATACATAAGTTAAGACCCACTCAGGAGTCAGATTTTGCATTGAACGATTTAAACGATTTTAGTAAAGATGTTGAGGCCGCATTTGCAGGACTGAACATAGGGGGTGCTATAATTGGAGGTATCAGCCTTATTGTAGGACTATTCGGTGTTGCCAATATTATGTTTGTCACTGTAAAAGAACGCACTCCTCAAATCGGATTAAAGAAAGCGCTTGGGGCAAAAAATCATATTATACTTACAGAATTTTTATTGGAGTCGGCATTTCTTTGTGTGATTGGTGGGTTAATAGGTTTGATACTGGTGGCCGTACTGGCTATTATATTATCCAAGGCCTTGGAGTTTCCGGTATATGTATCGGTAGCGAATATGGTATGGACTTTTATAATTTGTGTGCTGGTGGGAGTGGTTGCCGGTATTATTCCGGCCATGCAGGCTGCTAAAATGAATCCCGTTGTGGCTATCAGAAGCTGA
- the tsaD gene encoding tRNA N6-adenosine threonylcarbamoyltransferase, protein MSVILAIESSCDETSAAVCVDGKILSNNIATQAVHAQYGGVVPELASRAHLQNIVPVVDVALKKAGKELKDVDAIAFTQAPGLIGSLLVGATFAKSLSLALNKPLISVNHMQAHVLANLIPDRKPEFPFLCLTVSGGHTQIVLCKSPLDLEVIGETIDDAAGEAFDKCAKLLGLPYPGGPLIDKYAREGDPARFQFPEPKIPNYNFSFSGLKTAVLYFLMNAGKSQIYKEAFTATEEERKKFIEENLYDICASLQNRIITILLKKFAKAAKDLGVKDLCIAGGVSANSGLRQAFTEMGQKNGWNTFIPEFQYCTDNAGMIAITAYYKYLNKEFAPLTVQPAARGFE, encoded by the coding sequence ATGTCTGTTATATTAGCCATAGAGTCGAGCTGCGATGAAACGTCGGCAGCGGTGTGTGTAGACGGAAAGATTTTATCCAATAATATTGCTACTCAGGCGGTGCATGCACAGTATGGAGGTGTAGTGCCGGAGCTGGCTTCGCGTGCCCATTTGCAGAATATAGTACCTGTAGTAGATGTAGCGTTAAAGAAGGCCGGAAAGGAACTCAAAGATGTGGATGCGATTGCTTTTACACAAGCTCCGGGTCTTATTGGTTCGTTATTGGTAGGTGCTACTTTTGCGAAATCACTTTCGCTTGCATTAAACAAGCCATTGATATCGGTAAATCATATGCAGGCGCATGTATTAGCCAACTTAATACCAGATCGTAAACCGGAGTTTCCCTTTTTGTGCTTAACTGTCAGTGGAGGGCACACGCAGATTGTATTATGTAAATCTCCCCTAGATCTGGAGGTGATAGGAGAGACGATTGATGATGCAGCGGGTGAAGCTTTCGATAAATGTGCTAAACTATTGGGACTTCCTTATCCGGGAGGACCACTGATTGATAAATATGCCAGGGAAGGCGATCCTGCACGGTTTCAGTTCCCGGAGCCTAAAATCCCCAACTATAATTTCAGTTTCAGTGGTTTGAAAACGGCGGTGCTTTATTTTCTGATGAATGCCGGCAAAAGCCAGATCTATAAAGAAGCGTTTACCGCAACAGAAGAAGAGCGCAAGAAGTTTATAGAAGAAAACCTTTACGATATCTGTGCTTCTCTGCAAAATAGAATCATCACCATCTTACTGAAAAAGTTTGCTAAAGCTGCTAAAGATTTAGGAGTAAAAGACCTTTGCATTGCAGGTGGAGTTTCGGCAAATAGCGGTTTGCGACAAGCTTTTACCGAAATGGGGCAAAAAAACGGATGGAATACATTTATTCCGGAGTTCCAGTATTGTACGGATAATGCGGGTATGATTGCTATTACGGCATATTATAAATACCTCAATAAGGAGTTTGCCCCTTTAACCGTGCAACCCGCGGCTAGGGGATTTGAGTAA